A window from Drosophila nasuta strain 15112-1781.00 chromosome 3, ASM2355853v1, whole genome shotgun sequence encodes these proteins:
- the LOC132794291 gene encoding LOW QUALITY PROTEIN: zinc finger protein 595 (The sequence of the model RefSeq protein was modified relative to this genomic sequence to represent the inferred CDS: deleted 1 base in 1 codon), whose product MSKENSESSPSCLHCRVHDSKQTFHEIFDDVGIDIELPNLLAKYFQLSVKPDPKKQQLLCLECVNTLIRFFDIDELQREQDAANAAKKDKTLSKNDTKTASETSTTTPAKAEAKPAKKQTPPAAKAKIEPKKEIAKLPVKPKPAPASVAAPAAATPPHAEESVAVRISKGKTLTVTPKRIEIKPKSKASLEKPVGKRGNSKEYDSGEQEQIGALLRDIFGEEKLVAKEKLIEIAEAVQQSENINNEEQTQLDEKVQEEEQSLKEPDNPDVDELEFLLEGDSSDLDVPQLKTEKRSSHDTTQSQNESESENETHKVEPFNFVLIRESDDVGDLYEYLSTVVKTCFETLSFDWATVCQHCSLKCGKFETLLSHMLKCHQMSGQQFKCPIGGCDKQLRGRKFLAMHLVLMHAPVAEIPIYGSCPECNLTFSNILQYNKHSCAHVIKKRRGIRLYCEMCGLEFPSWKRFNFHNQFHLERHRPRACFVCDYADNNIDELFQHLHYSHEPEGSLFCDLCDRTFRDAAIFADHNKSHTNVTTNTYTCSECNASFDTRGRLNGHMRITHGTVISCEMCNREFATEASYNVHMKKHLIIEREVHVCNNCGLLSESNEKMTAHVENEDSVCFGVDVYVELLRDAYICEYCSTYYKTKSDLRAHRDSGLHKDGVFCCQPCGKEFNDMKLYRHHMRTYQLQRADVAHRKLEICLYFMCDYEDCTESYISWNSLYTHKRRTHDLAEKLDAKPKADEWICQFCQKQCRSKMSLSVHVARSHNNNNVACKLCKASYKDDEALKKHHAYWHEPVECSLCFKVVKNRRNFDTHMNVVHSDNKRYACSVCQKGFYHKSEMEAHKRLHNQSYSCEKCSFITRSKKSLAVHVLGQHYRRFAFECKQCTKRFGRQQGLTNHILRVHSTKFTCRDFLEGGCNRAFNTSAQLTVHVRKVHNSTISVTEDIDDETVDLEPEEEEQQEEQEQQSIRKSKRQRTTASSPLEKKRCVRLSNDTLIEFINAESKEDQKNATDSEIFEELQESKANILPPKRRKRQC is encoded by the exons CGCTAATTCGCTTCTTTGACATCGACGAACTGCAAAGAGAACAAGATGCGGCTAATGCTGCCAAGAAAGATAAGACACTCAGTAAAAATGACACCAAGACCGCGAGCGAGACATCAACGACAACACCCGCCAAGGCTGAAGCCAAGCCTGCAAAAAAACAGACGCCACCGGCGGCTAAAGCAAAAATTGAACCCAAAAAGGAAATCGCTAAATTGCCGGTCAAGCCAAAGCCTGCTCCGGCTTCGGTTGCTGCGCCTGCAGCTGCAACCCCTCCACATGCAGAGGAGTCGGTTGCTGTACGCATTAGCAAAGGAAAAACGTTGACTGTGACACCAAAACGTATAGAAATCAAGCCCAAATCGAAAGCCAGTCTAGAGAAACCAGTGGGTAAGCGAGGCAACTCCAAAGAATATGATTCAGGGGAACAGGAGCAGATAGGCGCACTGCTACGTGACATATTCGGAGAGGAAAAGTTGGTGGCCAAAGAAAAACTCATTGAGATAGCAGAAGCAGTGCAGCAGTCGGAAAACATAAATAACGAGGAGCAGACACAGTTGGATGAAAAGGTGCAAGAAGAGGAGCAGTCTCTCAAGGAACCGGACAACCCAGACGTTGACGAGCTGGAGTTTTTGCTGGAGG GTGACTCCTCGGATTTGGATGTGCCGCAATTGAAGACAGAGAAGCGCTCTTCACATGATACAACGCAATCGCAAaacgaaagcgaaagcgaGAATGAAACCCACAAAGTTGAACCCTTCAACTTTGTCTTAATTAGAGAAT CCGACGACGTTGGAGATCTGTATGAATACCTATCGACTGTAGTGAAGACCTGCTTTGAGACCTTGTCCTTTGACTGGGCCACCGTCTGTCAGCATTGCTCGCTAAAGTGCGGCAAATTCGAAACTCTTTTGAGTCATATGCTTAAGTGTCATCAGATGTCTGGGCAGCAGTTCAAGTGTCCCATT GGAGGCTGCGACAAGCAGCTGCGTGGACGCAAATTCCTGGCCATGCACTTGGTTCTGATGCATGCTCCAGTAGCAGA AATACCGATTTATGGCAGCTGTCCGGAGTGCAACCTGACTTTCTCGAATATATTGCAGTACAACAAACACTCTTGCGCCCATGTGATCAAGAAGCGTCGTGGCATTCGCTTGTATTGCGAAATGTGCGGCCTGGAGTTTCCCTCCTGGAAACG CTTCAACTTTCACAATCAATTCCATTTGGAGCGACATCGACCACGCGCCTGCTTTGTGTGCGATTATGCGGACAACAACATCGATGAGCTCTTCCAACATTTGCATTACTCTCACGAACCGGAGGGTTCGCTCTTTTGCGATCT CTGTGATCGCACTTTCCGTGATGCTGCCATCTTTGCAGATCACAACAAATCCCATACGAATGTCACCACCAACACATACACCTGCAGCGAGTGCAACGCTAGCTTTGATACTCGTGGTCGTCTCAATGGACACATG CGCATCACCCATGGCACTGTCATCAGTTGTGAGATGTGCAATCGCGAATTTGCCACCGAAGCCAGTTACAACGTACACATGAAGAAGCATCTGATCATCGAACGCGAGGTGCATGTGTGCAACAATTGCGGTTTACTCAGCGAGAGCAATGAGAAGATGACG GCTCATGTCGAGAATGAGGATTCGGTTTGCTTTGGTGTCGATGTCTATGTGGAACTCCTAAGAGATGCCTACATCTGTGAATACTGCTCTACTTACTATAAGACAAAGTCGGATTTGCGTGCTCATCGTGATTCGGGGCTGCACAAGGATGGAGTCTTCTGTTGTCAGCCGTGTGGCAAGGAGTTTAACGACATGAAATTGTATCGTCATCACATGCGCACCTATCAATTGCAGCGCGCGGATGTGGCACATCGCAAGTTAGAAATTTGCCTGTACTTTATGTGCGACTATGAG gATTGCACTGAGTCGTACATCAGTTGGAATTCATTGTATACACACAAGCGTCGCACTCACGATCTGGCCGAGAAGCTGGATGCCAAGCCAAAGGCCGATGAATGGATCTGTCAATTCTGTCAGAAGCAGTGTCGCTCCAAAATGTCACTCTCGGTGCATGTGGCACGGAGTCACAACAACA ACAACGTTGCTTGCAAGCTGTGCAAAGCTTCTTATAAAGATGACGAGGCGTTGAAGAAACATCATGCTTACTGGCACGAGCCCGTGGAGTGTTCGTTGTGCTTCAAAGTTGTAAAGAATCGTCGCAACTTTGACACACACATGAATGTAGTGCATTCGGATAACAAACGTTATGCTTGCAGCGTTTGCCAAAAGGGTTTCTATCACAAGAGCGAAATGGAAGCCCACAAGCGA ctgcatAATCAATCGTATAGCTGCGAGAAATGTAGCTTCATCACAAGGAGTAAGAAATCATTGGCAGTTCATGTGCTGGGGCAGCATTACAGACGCTTTGCATTCGAGTGCAAGCAGTGTACTAAACGCTTCGGCCGTCAACAGGGCTTAACCAACCACATTTTGCGAGTGCATTCCACTAAATTCACATGTCGCGATTTTCTCGAAGGCGGCTGCAACAGAGCCTTCAACACATCGGCACAGTTAACGGTCCATGTGCGCAAGGTGCACAACAGCACCATTAGTGTGACTGAAGATATTGACGACGAGACCGTGGATCTGGAGCCAGAGGAGGAAGAGCAGCAGgaagagcaagagcagcaaTCAATAAGAAAATCGAAGCGACAGAGGACGACAGCATCTTCTCCATTGGAAAAGAAGCGTTGCGTTCGCCTCAGTAACGACACGCtgattgaatttataaatgcCGAATCGAAGGAGGATCAGAAGAACGCTACAGACTCGGAGATTTTCGAGGAGTTGCAGGAGAGCAAAGCCAACATCTTGCCGCCAAAGCGAAGGAAAAGACAATGTTAA